The proteins below come from a single Takifugu rubripes chromosome 10, fTakRub1.2, whole genome shotgun sequence genomic window:
- the crhb gene encoding corticotropin releasing hormone b — MKLNLFGTTVILLVAFLPRYECRAIESPGGALRLPAPQNSQQQQQSGPILERLGEEYFIRLGNGDSNSFPSSSLYPGGSPAIYNRALQQLQLTRRLLQGKVGNIRALISGFGDRGEESMERGRRSEDPPISLDLTFHLLREMMEMSKAEQLAQQAQNNRIMMELVGK, encoded by the coding sequence ATGAAGCTCAATTTATTCGGCACCACCGTGATTCTGCTAGTTGCCTTTTTACCCCGCTACGAATGTCGGGCTATTGAGAGCCCCGGTGGTGCCCTGCGCCTCCCAGCTCCCCAGAActcccagcaacagcagcagtctgGTCCCATCCTGGAGCGGCTCGGGGAGGAGTACTTCATCCGACTGGGTAACGGGGACTCTAACTCtttcccgtcctcctccctgtACCCCGGCGGATCACCTGCCATCTACAACAGAGCGCTGCAACAACTCCAGCTGACTCGGCGCCTCTTGCAAGGCAAAGTTGGGAACATCAGGGCGCTGATAAGCGGCTTCGGAGACCGTGGGGAAGAGTCGatggagaggggaaggaggtcCGAGGATCCGCCGATATCTCTGGACCTGACCTTCCACCTGCTCCGGGAGATGATGGAAATGTCCAAGGCGGAACAGCTGGCTCAACAGGCGCAGAACAACAGAATAATGATGGAGCTCGTCGGGAAATGA
- the trim55b gene encoding E3 ubiquitin-protein ligase TRIM63 isoform X1: MNNMDNLEKQLICPICLEMFTKPVVILPCQHNLCRKCANDIFQASNPYLPTRAGSLTSGGRFRCPSCRHEVVLDRHGVYGLQRNLLVENIIDMFKQESSSGKPVEERKEQMPMCDVHEGEKINIYCITHAVPTCSMCKIFGAHKDCEVSPITSIYQTKKMELSDGIAMMVGNNDRMQGIISQLEETCRAIEISLILLCVDNRPPPPSVRLKENGRRQKTMVCEKFDQLYSVLEEKKREMSQKVTDEQEEKLSYIRSLTRKYGDHLEQSCKVVEMGIQNMEEPEMALFLQNTKPLLKKITDATSTAHLDKVERGYENMDHFHVEFKKVGQALRSIDFIQEEEEEEHDDEEGEAEDEEAAQTVSEGSAVPTASLQPPEPQQTNPSTVTSATSS; encoded by the exons ATGAATAACATGGACAACTTGGAGAAACAGCTGATTTGTCCCATATGCCTGGAGATGTTTACAAAGCCCGTGGTTATCCTGCCCTGCCAGCACAACCTATGTAGGAAATGCGCAAATGACATTTTTCAG GCCTCGAATCCATACCTTCCAACGAGGGCCGGCTCGCTGACATCCGGCGGCCGCTTCAGATGCCCGTCCTGCAGACACGAGGTGGTTCTGGACAGGCACGGCGTGTACGgcctccagaggaacctgctggttGAGAACATCATCGACATGTTCAAACAGGAATCCAGCAG TGGCAAACCAgttgaggagaggaaggagcagatgCCCATGTGTGACGTGCACGAAGgggaaaagatcaatatttacTGCATCACCCACGCGGTGCCAACGTGCTCCATGTGCAAGATATTTGGGGCTCACAAAGACTGCGAGGTGTCGCCCATCACCAGCATCTACCAGACAAAGAAG ATGGAGCTGAGCGACGGCATTGCAATGATGGTGGGCAACAATGACAGGATGCAGGGCATCATTAGTCAGCTGGAGGAAACGTGTCGCGCTATAGAG ATTTCTCTGATTCTTCTGTGCGTTGACAACCGGCCTCCTCCGCCGTCGGTGCGCTTGAAGGAGAACGGTCGCAGGCAGAAGACGATGGTGTGCGAGAAGTTCGACCAGCTGTATTCcgtgctggaggagaagaagagggagatgaGCCAGAAAGTGACAGATGAACAGGAAGAGAAGCTGAGTTATATCCGTAGCCTGACCAGGAAGTACGGAGACCACCTGGAGCAGAGCTGTAAAGTTGTTGAGATGGGGatccagaacatggaggagcCCGAAATGGCTTTATTCCTACAG AACACAAAGCCTCTGCTCAAAAA GATTACAGATGCCACCAGCACAGCACACTTGGATAAAGTGGAGCGTGGATACGAGAACATGGATCATTTCCACGTAGAGTTCAAGAAAGTAGGCCAGGCCCTGCGAAGCATTGACTTTATTCAAG aggaggaagaggaagaacacGACGACGAAGAGGGAGAAGCCGAGGATGAGGAAGCAGCCCAGACGGTTTCAGAAGGCAGCGCCGTTCCGACTGCTTCCCTCCAACCTCCAGAGCCCCAACAGACGAACCCTTCGACTGTCACCAGCGCCACTTCAAGCTAG
- the rrs1 gene encoding ribosome biogenesis regulatory protein homolog yields MAACSVEELLAKAEEEEKEKLKSITVHKDLELEFDVGNLLAVDKNRIDSRDVKSAKKEDFLRALARDNTQLLINEVWKLPTERVDDAIVATLPEPTTPLPREKPPPKPKPPTKWEQFAKLKGIQKKKKTNLVWDETAKEWRRRWGYKRAKDDTKEWMIEVPETADPNEDQFSKRTNAKKERVARNEYNKLKNIARAQKVKIPGLGLTPKEQQSKNELTKAVSVAKTSTASAGRFQDRLPKEKRVKNTGKKRKFEPLIGDFSNERQKQLELLKVLGSKKPKLDITKAVNKQMREEDREEAAAKRSKGAGKKGRKGNVPGKRKGKAGKAQGGKRRGKPGKR; encoded by the coding sequence ATGGCGGCGTGCAGTGTGGAGGAGCTTTTAGCTAaagctgaggaagaagagaaggaaaaactcaAAAGTATCACCGTTCATAAAGACCTGGAGCTGGAATTTGATGTCGGTAACTTGCTGGCGGTTGACAAAAATCGCATCGACAGTCGCGATGTCAAAAGCGCGAAGAAAGAAGACTTTCTGCGGGCGTTAGCTCGGGATAACACCCAGCTGCTCATAAATGAAGTCTGGAAACTACCGACGGAGAGAGTCGATGACGCGATAGTGGCAACGCTCCCGGAGCCGACCACCCCGCTGCCCAGAGAAAAACCACCACCGAAGCCCAAACCACCCACCAAATGGGAACAATTCGCCAAGTTAAAGGGCatacagaagaagaagaagaccaaTTTGGTTTGGGATGAAACGGCCAAGGAGTGGAGGAGGCGCTGGGGCTACAAGAGGGCTAAGGATGACACCAAAGAGTGGATGATAGAGGTACCGGAGACCGCCGACCCAAATGAAGACCAGTTCTCCAAACGTACAAACGCCAAGAAGGAAAGAGTGGCCCGAAATGAGTATAACAAGTTGAAAAACATCGCCAGAGCGCAGAAAGTCAAAATTCCAGGTTTAGGTCTGACCCCTAAAGAGCAGCAGTCCAAAAACGAGCTGACCAAAGCCGTGAGCGTGGCCAAGACCTCCACAGCATCCGCGGGCAGGTTCCAGGACCGGCTCCCTAAAGAGAAACGAGTAAAGAACACgggaaagaagaggaagttcGAGCCCCTCATCGGTGACTTCTCAAATGAGaggcagaagcagctggagcTTCTGAAGGTCTTGGGCAGTAAAAAGCCCAAGTTGGACATCACCAAGGCTGTGAATAAGcagatgagggaggaggacagagaggaggctgcagccaaGCGCAGCAAGGGTGCGGGGAAGAAAGGGCGCAAAGGCAACGTGCCAGGGAAGCGCAAAGGAAAGGCTGGAAAAGCACAAGGAGGCAAGAGGAGAGGGAAGCCTGGGAAACGCTGA
- the trim55b gene encoding tripartite motif-containing protein 55 isoform X2: MNNMDNLEKQLICPICLEMFTKPVVILPCQHNLCRKCANDIFQASNPYLPTRAGSLTSGGRFRCPSCRHEVVLDRHGVYGLQRNLLVENIIDMFKQESSSGKPVEERKEQMPMCDVHEGEKINIYCITHAVPTCSMCKIFGAHKDCEVSPITSIYQTKKMELSDGIAMMVGNNDRMQGIISQLEETCRAIEENGRRQKTMVCEKFDQLYSVLEEKKREMSQKVTDEQEEKLSYIRSLTRKYGDHLEQSCKVVEMGIQNMEEPEMALFLQNTKPLLKKITDATSTAHLDKVERGYENMDHFHVEFKKVGQALRSIDFIQEEEEEEHDDEEGEAEDEEAAQTVSEGSAVPTASLQPPEPQQTNPSTVTSATSS, translated from the exons ATGAATAACATGGACAACTTGGAGAAACAGCTGATTTGTCCCATATGCCTGGAGATGTTTACAAAGCCCGTGGTTATCCTGCCCTGCCAGCACAACCTATGTAGGAAATGCGCAAATGACATTTTTCAG GCCTCGAATCCATACCTTCCAACGAGGGCCGGCTCGCTGACATCCGGCGGCCGCTTCAGATGCCCGTCCTGCAGACACGAGGTGGTTCTGGACAGGCACGGCGTGTACGgcctccagaggaacctgctggttGAGAACATCATCGACATGTTCAAACAGGAATCCAGCAG TGGCAAACCAgttgaggagaggaaggagcagatgCCCATGTGTGACGTGCACGAAGgggaaaagatcaatatttacTGCATCACCCACGCGGTGCCAACGTGCTCCATGTGCAAGATATTTGGGGCTCACAAAGACTGCGAGGTGTCGCCCATCACCAGCATCTACCAGACAAAGAAG ATGGAGCTGAGCGACGGCATTGCAATGATGGTGGGCAACAATGACAGGATGCAGGGCATCATTAGTCAGCTGGAGGAAACGTGTCGCGCTATAGAG GAGAACGGTCGCAGGCAGAAGACGATGGTGTGCGAGAAGTTCGACCAGCTGTATTCcgtgctggaggagaagaagagggagatgaGCCAGAAAGTGACAGATGAACAGGAAGAGAAGCTGAGTTATATCCGTAGCCTGACCAGGAAGTACGGAGACCACCTGGAGCAGAGCTGTAAAGTTGTTGAGATGGGGatccagaacatggaggagcCCGAAATGGCTTTATTCCTACAG AACACAAAGCCTCTGCTCAAAAA GATTACAGATGCCACCAGCACAGCACACTTGGATAAAGTGGAGCGTGGATACGAGAACATGGATCATTTCCACGTAGAGTTCAAGAAAGTAGGCCAGGCCCTGCGAAGCATTGACTTTATTCAAG aggaggaagaggaagaacacGACGACGAAGAGGGAGAAGCCGAGGATGAGGAAGCAGCCCAGACGGTTTCAGAAGGCAGCGCCGTTCCGACTGCTTCCCTCCAACCTCCAGAGCCCCAACAGACGAACCCTTCGACTGTCACCAGCGCCACTTCAAGCTAG
- the LOC101073148 gene encoding jouberin, translating to MQRVYMHSTEHFEVFTTVLAPQGRCRYRAEAEMMAVVHSYKPQWPDELELLAGDVILVLSKHEEERWFGRLQGGQRGYFPASCVMELSQVNLTPRARRRSSSLRTPACEGDSGVRPRNGSGQALRRGGGGGGWDCENEDHVQARRPQISALPSLAPQPQAHRSPGLLHRILSKCRRKSECQGATNGAFEGD from the exons ATGCAGCGCGTCTACATGCACAGCACTGAGCACtttgaagtcttcaccactgtCCTTGCTCCACAAG GAAGATGTCGATACAGAGCTGAAGCTGAAATG ATGGCAGTGGTCCACAGCTACAAACCCCAGTGGCCGGACGAGCTGGAGCTGCTCGCAGGTGACGTCATCCTGGTGCTGTCCAAACACGAGGAGGAGAGATGGTTCGGGAGGCTGCAGGGTGGGCAGCGGGGATATTTCCCCGCCTCTTGTGTGATGGAGCTGAGCCAG GTCAACCTTACTCCGAGAGCCCGCCGGAGGAGTTCTTCTCTGAGAACCCCCGCCTGTGAAGGCGATTCAGGTGTGCGCCCCAGAAACGGGAG TGGACAGGCgctgaggaggggaggaggaggaggagggtgggacTGCGAGAACGAGGACCACGTCCAGGCAAGGAGGCCCCAGATCTCAGCTCTTCCGTCCCTGGCCCCCCAACCCCAGGCACACAGGTCCCCGGGGCTGCTGCACAGAATCCTGTCCAAATGCCGGAGAAAGAGCGAATGCCAGGGAGCCACCAATGGGGCCTTCGAGGGTGACTGA